The DNA sequence TAATGATGCCTGTGCAGCGGCAATACGGAGTCTGACCGGTAGGTGAATCGGTAAAAATTCACCTGCTTCACTGTTTGCAGTAAAGACCTGTTCAAGTACATTAAAGAGCTCTCGAACGTTACCTGGCCATGAGTATGTCTGCAGCGCATCCAGAAATTCATCCGATACAGCAATTGGACTGGCACCAAAATCAACTGCCAGTTTATTTAAGTAGTAACGAGACAACATACGGATATCCGAGGCTCGTTGACGTAAAGGTGGCAATTCAATTACAAACGCTTGTAATCTATAAAGTAAATCCTGTCTAAATCTTCCAGCCTGTACTAATGCTTCAAGGTCTCTGTTAGTTGCAGCGACCAGCCTGAAATCACTTTCCAGTTCTTCATGCCCGCCCACAGGCCGGAATGTTCGCTCTTGTAAAACGCGGAGAAAAGATTTTTGCAGGTGGAGCGGCAGTTCTCCAACTTCATCAAGGAAAAGAGTGCCGCCGTCAGCTTTGGCAATCAGCCCTTTGTGCGACTTTTCAGCGCTGGTAAATGCTCCTTTTTCATGACCGAAAAGAATCGACTCTACGAGATTCTCAGGTATGGTTGCGCAGTCGACTATTATGAAAGGATTGTTACGTCTGCTGCTGTTGTCATGCACAGCTTTTGCAAAAAGTTCTTTTCCTGTACCTGTATCACCAAGTATCAGCACGCCAACATGCGTTTCAGCAGCCCTAGCAGCCTGATTAAGGCAGCGCATTATAGGTATTGAGCGACCGACAATATTATGATGTCCAAGCTTTGGGTGTGATGCCTGTTTTTCAAGACGGTATTGCAGAACTCTGCGCATTTGTAGCATATATTCTTCTGCGCTTGCCGGTTTAGAAATATAATCCCATGCCCCTGAATTAATAGCTAATTCGGCCCCTTTTGTGTCACTCTTAGCTGTAATTATGACCACTTCAGGAGTGTTATTCAGTTGTTGCAGCTCCGAAAGTGCATCCAGCCCATTACCATCCGGAAGAACAACATCGAGAAATACGACATCATAACGTTCTTCACGGGCAAGAGCCATACCCTCTTTAAGGGTTAGTGCATTTTCGCCACTATGATTAAGGTTTCTGGCAATTTTGACCAGCAGTTCGCCGATATAAGGATCATCATCTATGATTAGAACTTTTGCCATTTGGGATTCCGTATATTCAGATATTCAATAAAATATTGAGAACTGTTAATAAATAAGTATTTGAACATACGTTTTGTTATGTGGCAATAACTTTTGACTTATCTCTGATAAGAAAAGGAATCCCTATCAATGAAAAAATAGTAATCCATATTCTTTGCATAAGAAAAATGGAAGCGCCGGCATAAACTACATGGTTTGAGATTGCTGAAAGCAATGTTTCGAATGCTGCTTCATTAACTCCCAGTCCTGCTGCAGGGGCAGGAATCAGTCCTGCAAGATAAGCTAGAGGGCTTGAAAAGAAGAGTTCATTAAATGATGGTATTGCAGGTAAATTTTGAGATTGTGAAAAAAAGTAAAGTGATACAATAAGTAGTATATGTTGAACAGCTGTTAAGATCGCAGTTAGAATAATCGTTTTTGGTTTATTTCTGTATAATAGCAGTGCCGATGTGAACTCTCCTATTTTACTTCCAATTTTGGTTTTACTAAGAAAATTCTTATAAATAATACCATCTTGCAATAATTCAGGTGCAACTATAGGGGCTAAGAGGGAACCAAAAATTGCAATTAAAATAGCAGCCCAGACTTCGTTTTTTATAGAATTACTGGAGCTAAACAAGCATATGAGTATGACCAATACTGAGAATGTTGAGCCAACTGTAATTGCAGTTTTTTTATTGCGTGTTAGAGATAGGTATCCGAGGAAAGATGACATCCACAGGCCATAGATTATCGCTAGCAGAGGTGGGACAAGGACTTGTAATTGTGGTGATGATAAAACAGTCTCCCAGTTAAAAAGGATACCAATCCCAGCTAAAACAAAAAGACCCATGAGGCCTATAATACGATCAATTATAATGGCGGCTCCTACTTTGGGTTTTTCTCCGGTCTCTCTTACTGTATAAAAAAAACGGGCAATGTCCCCACTGGCAGCGCCGAGCACGCACTGAATAAAGAAGTACATTACAAAATTTATTTTAAGACTGTTGTATGTACTAATCCTTATCTCTGTTCCTTTTAGTAGTTCCTTATACCTAAATGCACCGACATTCATACCTAGAAAAATAAGTAAAATTCCACCCAAGAAAGAACCAAGATGATCTTTTGAAACAGTTAGATAATCAAAACGTATGCTTCCTGATCTGATCAGCCAGATAATTAAGCATGCTGCAAGTGTTATTTTAAGAAAATTAGCGAGTTGTGCTGAAAAAAAACTTCTTTTTGGTTCTGGATAGCTCAAGTGGTGCTCCGGTTAGGTTGATTCGCTTCATTTACAAATATTACTCTGTATATGCAATAGAACTTTCCTATATTGATTTAACATATGTGAGTCTTCAAATCATTTTTAAAATCTGATTGACAAGTGTAAAAAATAATGTTGTCTCTGCAACTGTTGATTAGACAACGGATATACTTTTAGGAAGAAATTATGAATTCGTTCCCGTTTGGTTATTTAAATGCACAGGTTGTAAGGCTTAATAAAGCTATTCTAGCAGAAAAGCTGGAGGCAATAGGAATTACTTATTGTCAGATCGGATTTTTGATGGAGTCATTATTAAATCCAGGAAGGACACAAGATGAGTTATCTTTGATATTGAGCATTGATAAAGGCGCTACAGCTAGAACAATCGCCAAGCTCGAAAAATTGAAATTTCTTTACAGAGAAGAAAATCCTGATAATAGAAGGCAAAAATTAGTATATCCTACTGATAAAGCTAAAGAAATACATGAAGATCTCACTGCTGTACTTATGAACGCGAATGAGGAAATGCTGTCCGGCTTAGATTGTGATGAGAAGGACTTGGTAATGAAGTGTATGGTCAAAATTATTGATACATGCAGAGAAAAACTTGGAATGCCAAATCTGTGGGATATTATTTAAATATATTTTAGGCTGTATAGTCGATATGAAGAGGTTATAATGAATGATGCTAAGAAGAGAGCTGTAGTCTTTGCCGTAGCAATAACTCAGTTTACAATGCCGTTTATGTTTTCTGCTGTTGGGATTTCTTTGCCTGTTATTGGTAAGGAATTTGGCGCAAGCGGTCTGGATTTAAGTCTTGTTGAATCAATATATGTTGGTAGTGTGGCAGCACTTCTTCTTCCATTTGGAAGACTGGCGGATATGTTCGGAAGACAGCCTATGTTTCGTCTGGGAGTATTGCTGTACACGATCTTTACATTTCTTACCGGTTTTGCCCATTCTATTGAAACTGTAATCATACTACGTATGGCTCAAGGTATTTCCGGTGGAATGTGTATAGCTACAAATATGGCGTTGCTTACTGATTCCGTCCCGAAAGAAGAACGCGGAAGAGCAATGGGGCTTGCTGTTGCTGCTGTTTATGTAGGTTTGTCGGCAGGCCCGTATATAGGTGGTCTGGTCGCTACTCATCTAGGATGGCGCTGGTTATTCTATCTGGGCATGATTCCGCTTGGTATTTCTTATATTGTTGCTCATCGCAATCTGAAAGAAAAGTTTCAATCGTCTGTGGAGAAATTTGATTATGCCGGAAGCGTTTTGGTTGCTCTTTCTGTTGCAGCCCTTGTTTTTGGAGGAACAAGCCTGAATGCAGGGTGGCTTGGACCTGTTTTACTTGTTTCAGGTATTGCCTGTTTCGCGTTGTTTATTTACACGCAGGATAGGTTTAAGAATCCGTTGATTGAATTAACTCTTTTTAAAGAACGTAAGGATTTTTCCGATGCTGCTCTGGTACAGTATATCAACTATGCCGGAACATTCGGTATCGTCTTTCTCTTTAGTCTCTACCTGCAAAGTGTAAAAGGGCTTACTCCTCATGAAGCCGGGCTCATACTTGTGATCCAGCCTATAGTTCAGGCCGTTTTATCACCTCCCTGCGGAAGACTCGCAGATAAATTTTCTCCGCGCATTATTGCCTTGCTTGGTATGCTTGCCTGCACGACAGGAACAATTATGGGTGCGCTGGTTACTGCTCAGACCTCTATACCGTATCTTTACACAATGTTTGTCATTCTTGGTGTTGGTTTTGCGCTATTTTCATCTCCTAATATGATGATTCTTATGGGTAGTGTTCCTCCATCTCGTTTTGGTTTTGCTTCTGCTGTCAGTGGCGGTTTACGTACTGTCGGTATGGTAACCAGTATGGTCATTATCTCTATTTTTCTTTCAACCGTAATGGGGGATGCTCCGGTCTCTCCTGAATCAGCTTCTTCATACCTATCCGTAATGCATTTCTCATTAATTACTCTTTCCTGCCTGTGTATACTGGCAGTAATGGTTTCTGCGAGAGCTGTTGTACGGAAGTCAGCAGTTGCCAAAGAAGACCTTTGTGTGCAATCTGCCGGAAGTAACGAGGAGATGTAAATGGCAGAGATAAATATCAGTGGATCAGAAATAATCGGTGCAGCAAGTAAGGCCGGGCGTAAATTAACAGATGATCCACGTCTTGATGCTGGTTTCAAGTCGGCAACGGATCAGTCCAGAATTTTAGCCTACTATGTAACTTTGCTGGTTAAGTGGAATAAATCCATGAATCTGGTAGGTCCTGCCTCATGGAAAGAAATATTTCATTCTCTGATTATTGATAGTCTGCATCTGGCTGATTTTTTAAATTCTCTAAATCTCCCCAAAGATTCTGTAGCTCTTGATTTAGGTGCGGGGGCCGGGTTACCCGGAATTCCCTTGCGCACTGTCTGGCAGCAAGGTGATTATCATCTAGTCGACTCCCGTCAGAAG is a window from the Maridesulfovibrio zosterae DSM 11974 genome containing:
- the rsmG gene encoding 16S rRNA (guanine(527)-N(7))-methyltransferase RsmG, yielding MIGAASKAGRKLTDDPRLDAGFKSATDQSRILAYYVTLLVKWNKSMNLVGPASWKEIFHSLIIDSLHLADFLNSLNLPKDSVALDLGAGAGLPGIPLRTVWQQGDYHLVDSRQKRSVFMRTALRMMSLPRTYVFQGRAEKIPQEILPADLILSKAFMPWKELLPFVKPMLAPGGRVVILSNDPAPQDSDIIGLNFKLESVLQYKAGDKTHYFWSLLPDS
- a CDS encoding MarR family winged helix-turn-helix transcriptional regulator, with translation MNSFPFGYLNAQVVRLNKAILAEKLEAIGITYCQIGFLMESLLNPGRTQDELSLILSIDKGATARTIAKLEKLKFLYREENPDNRRQKLVYPTDKAKEIHEDLTAVLMNANEEMLSGLDCDEKDLVMKCMVKIIDTCREKLGMPNLWDII
- a CDS encoding sigma-54-dependent transcriptional regulator, which produces MAKVLIIDDDPYIGELLVKIARNLNHSGENALTLKEGMALAREERYDVVFLDVVLPDGNGLDALSELQQLNNTPEVVIITAKSDTKGAELAINSGAWDYISKPASAEEYMLQMRRVLQYRLEKQASHPKLGHHNIVGRSIPIMRCLNQAARAAETHVGVLILGDTGTGKELFAKAVHDNSSRRNNPFIIVDCATIPENLVESILFGHEKGAFTSAEKSHKGLIAKADGGTLFLDEVGELPLHLQKSFLRVLQERTFRPVGGHEELESDFRLVAATNRDLEALVQAGRFRQDLLYRLQAFVIELPPLRQRASDIRMLSRYYLNKLAVDFGASPIAVSDEFLDALQTYSWPGNVRELFNVLEQVFTANSEAGEFLPIHLPVRLRIAAAQASLLPHAETRKTLTIIKGNKTKNIKLGIAASDVIIPPYEAPETDKFPPLKEYREQALEQAEKLYLESLIMHCKANMTTAAQTSGLSVSRLYALLKKHNIKKKFILN
- a CDS encoding lysylphosphatidylglycerol synthase transmembrane domain-containing protein — translated: MSYPEPKRSFFSAQLANFLKITLAACLIIWLIRSGSIRFDYLTVSKDHLGSFLGGILLIFLGMNVGAFRYKELLKGTEIRISTYNSLKINFVMYFFIQCVLGAASGDIARFFYTVRETGEKPKVGAAIIIDRIIGLMGLFVLAGIGILFNWETVLSSPQLQVLVPPLLAIIYGLWMSSFLGYLSLTRNKKTAITVGSTFSVLVILICLFSSSNSIKNEVWAAILIAIFGSLLAPIVAPELLQDGIIYKNFLSKTKIGSKIGEFTSALLLYRNKPKTIILTAILTAVQHILLIVSLYFFSQSQNLPAIPSFNELFFSSPLAYLAGLIPAPAAGLGVNEAAFETLLSAISNHVVYAGASIFLMQRIWITIFSLIGIPFLIRDKSKVIAT
- a CDS encoding MFS transporter, with the protein product MNDAKKRAVVFAVAITQFTMPFMFSAVGISLPVIGKEFGASGLDLSLVESIYVGSVAALLLPFGRLADMFGRQPMFRLGVLLYTIFTFLTGFAHSIETVIILRMAQGISGGMCIATNMALLTDSVPKEERGRAMGLAVAAVYVGLSAGPYIGGLVATHLGWRWLFYLGMIPLGISYIVAHRNLKEKFQSSVEKFDYAGSVLVALSVAALVFGGTSLNAGWLGPVLLVSGIACFALFIYTQDRFKNPLIELTLFKERKDFSDAALVQYINYAGTFGIVFLFSLYLQSVKGLTPHEAGLILVIQPIVQAVLSPPCGRLADKFSPRIIALLGMLACTTGTIMGALVTAQTSIPYLYTMFVILGVGFALFSSPNMMILMGSVPPSRFGFASAVSGGLRTVGMVTSMVIISIFLSTVMGDAPVSPESASSYLSVMHFSLITLSCLCILAVMVSARAVVRKSAVAKEDLCVQSAGSNEEM